The bacterium genome segment TCGCCGCCCGCGTCGAACGCATGCGGCGCGTCGTTCAGCACCGGTTCGATGAAACGTGCGAAATCATTGCGCATCGCGCGCACGTTGACGCCAAGAAGGAAAGGAGCATCCGGCGGGAGATCGGCGAGGACGCCGTCGAGCTTCGCGAGCGCGGACGGTCCCAATGTACGCACCGAATCGGGCATCCGTTGCGCGTGCTTGAGCAGGACGGCCGCCGCCTGAATCAGTCCGTGCAACAGGAGCTTGGGCGTCCCCTGGGCGCGGCGCCACAGGCCTTCCCACGCCTCGTGCGCCTCCCAGTAATAGCCGGCGTTGAACAGATCGACGGCAAAGAGA includes the following:
- a CDS encoding DUF309 domain-containing protein, with product MHEGEFVPAAWRTAEEHLFAVDLFNAGYYWEAHEAWEGLWRRAQGTPKLLLHGLIQAAAVLLKHAQRMPDSVRTLGPSALAKLDGVLADLPPDAPFLLGVNVRAMRNDFARFIEPVLNDAPHAFDAGGDPPKIVLGVE